The sequence gtctttcggaaacagcctttctacttcatcagaggtagaggtatggactgcgtacatcttacccccccagaccccactaggtgggaatacactgggtttgttgttgttgttgttgttgttgtctactTCACAACATATTAATGCTTTCAGTAAGTGATGATACAGTAGTTTTGATAACTGAAGCTGAGCTTAAAAGAAAGTATATCAGTTATGAACCTTTCAAGAAAGACAACCCCATCTAATCAATGTAAGAATAACCTGGATTGACCATTAAGAGATTACCTGCATCCtcttttcttgaaaattcttccCGGTAATTTTATCTTTCGAAGAGCCAGGTTGCTGCAAAAAAAGGGGAAAACTCAAAATCTGCATGCATGAAATGGTCCACAATGTAAATATTTACTTATTTCAATGATCAGATGAAAGTGAAGCAAAGAGGAAGAATGAGATGGAAATCATGTCAAAGCAACCAATAACAGTTGCATTCATTATTACAAATGTCCATTTTCTTTGACAAAAGGAGCTACATGGGAACACCAGTGCCATGCGAAAGAAGAATCATCATATCTAGGCAAAAGACATACACCTAAAgacataaaaatccaccaaatGGAGTGGACACAACATGTTTATCACTATCACTTATCAAATACAGCATGTGAATCACTCCTACTCAATTGCCGAAACCATAGATGGAAGATCAAAAGAAGGATTAGTTCAGCCCGACCGAGAAGAATCATGCAGTCAGTCAAGGTTAGCAGCACACTACTATGTGTCTAAACCATGATACCAAAAGGATAGGTATGGAACTTAAGAAGTCAGACATTTTAGCATCCACACTAGCCAAAATTAgacccaactatcatcaaacagtTAAAAACAACACTGTCAAATGGATAAATGAATCACATTAACTGCGAGTTCATTAACAGTAAAGGCATCAACATTCTAACCCGAAAAGGGCATGGCATGAGTATCCCAAAGAGATCATCTCGAACATCACTGAAATCCATAGAATACATTGCATTTTTGAGTCCATGAGAAGCCAAATACTCTTCAGATTGCTTAGCCAGGTGATAGCCTTTATAAACACTTATAGCTGGTTCACCAACCTGAAAAATCAGAAAACAGATACCTTTCAATACTATTACCTGTACTCAATCAATCAAGCTTCAACCTTTACACAAAAGGTAAAGTAAACATACAGAAGATCGTAGCAGCGCCTGTAAATCACTCAGATTCTTATAGACCGCGATCACATCCCCTTTACGGACAACATAAAAAGCATCCTTTTCGTCCCCCATCTATGTTTCAAATTCCTCAAGTTACTCCACCACTGTATCAACACAAGCAAAGAGTATATTACCTACAGAAAAACAAATACAATTCCAAATTCTACTCCAAACAACTCAATTCCGCTCACTGAACAAATTTACAGACTACATATTACCCTTGCATGTATGATCAGTGTACTTAATACAGTACAAATGATACTCAATTACTATATAATTTAGggctttttttgtatttttttttttagttaaaaaccGTATTTTAGGCACGAAATAAAAGAATTAGGGTTTCCGAGAACGTgtagaaaagagaaagaaatacaATTCTTACCGACTAGAGGAGGAGGAGAGACAAGTGTAACGGAGTTTCTGTCAGTTTCGTTAGTCCCGACTAACCTGTCAGCTGGTTTTCACCCGACCCGAAAATGCATGTTTGGGCTGCTTCGCGGGATTTGGGGCACGTGTCTTTCCGGtccaataaataaatattagagcGTTTTACTTCACACAAAtttatggagaaaaaaaaaaaaaaaattggaatttaATGCTTAGAAATTAGGGATAAAAATGTAATTTTGAAAGCCTCTCTCATAAGTCAAAATTTAATGTTTAATTATATAGCATGTCATTCGGAGAATTGTTATTTACATACAGCCTTTCCTATACAGTTGTGTTATACTTGAGCAGACACATTTAATTACACTTAGTTAATTAGGTGGAACTCAACATCATACTAAACAAGTAGATTTTACTCGTTTATAATGTTCAATTGGAAAAGCTTCcccatcaaaagaaaaattatttaaataatgttTCAAAATATAGTGATTGCTTTCATATACGCATACTTATAATTTTCTGTGATTTAATGTCCAATAGGGTAATAATGTGCCAGTGGGACATAGAGTAGCTGTGTAATTGTGATGCTTATCTTAGTTCATAGTGAAGCAGCAGACTCAAAACTCACTTGTAAGCCAACTAATTTTAACTTGTCATACTGGACAACAGTACAAGTTACGCAGAGGTTTCAATGTGCTAGAACACTACTTTAAAGGAAGAAACCTGCCACTTGTCCCCCAACCAATTTTCTTTGCAAATCAGGTTACAGCAAAAGCTACTCCAATCTGGATACATAATTAGGTTGAATGCACATAATTCAGATCATATATCTACATGTTACAAGACATGGTTTTAGACCACTGAAAAACCATTGCATCGTCTGTCTAGAGGGGTCATTCATCCTTCCAAAAATCTCAACAAGTTGAGGTAGTTGGTCAACATTATTAAGTTATCATGTCACATTCCACTTGAATTTCGCCATctgcaagaaaagtaaaagttTCTCGTCAGATTTCTTACAggaaaagataatttatttaagCACAAGAGAAAGACCCTTACTCTTgagataaacagctaaatttgCCTGCGCATCGGCTTCAGTGTTGGATTCCTGATATGTTAAACAAGTAAAGCCCTCGGAATCGGATGAAAAGATAGCTTTTAATGACTTAGAAGAAAGGAACAATTATTTGTATAGTAAATATGTAGCAAGTAAAATCCTGAACTCTTCATGAAGAGGAATGCAGAACAAAGTGAAAATGATAGACTGGGGAAACATAATTATTCACTTCTAGCAACAAGGTGATAATGCCAATTTCATGGAGCTCATAAGCAAGAAAGAGAAACTCTATATTGCATaaattaaacatgaaattcaagctcCCGTTTGGTCACAGGGGAGAAATACAcacataattccatttttatcACAAAAATAACATGCAGATGCAAAGATATAGTGACTTAGAAAATCTAAATTCTGATAGAGAAGCTCAGTAAGCTCTGAATTAGCAAATGGGAGAAGTTGGCCATACTCTGTCCATATGGTTGATTTGGAATGACATAAACTGATCTTTAAGCTCTTTGACAATCTTGGATAGCTCAGCCATATTCTGGTTCTTACATTTCCAGATTCCTTGAGTCTGTTCCATGATAGAAATTAGTAAAGAATGAGGGATCGGCCCAGAAGCACTTCCAGCAAAAACTTACACTAAAtgcaatataataaaatagcACTGCAAGAGCACATATGATCTCCGCAAAAGATCACATAAGTTGCAAGGGGAAGAATAGCTTCACTTTTGAACTGATTTAGGTGTCTCTTAGGATGGAGTGGGTGAGGTATCATCATGAAGACAATCTTATACCGACCCATTATTTCTATAGAAGTAGGTAGCCTGAATATGTCTCAAATCTGTAGTCTTTATACTCAATCCTAAACCTGTCCTGTAAAATGTCTTAGGTATTCTGCAACAatcaaataaaaaccaaaatacaaGATACGCAAAATTAAGTTTCTTAAAATAATTGTTAACCTACACCTTTATTCTCTGGCATTCAAATTGGGATGTTGAGAAGCAAGATCGCAACAATGTGGAGAGCCATATTGCTCGCTTGCTGCTGCTCATCTTCTACGCCACAGCATCTATTTAGTTACATTCAGGCAATTgatctattctttttcttttaattactttttaatatcttttaaggTAGTTTCCAATGCTTTACCACTTTCCTAATGAACAAAGAGGCCGTCCACCGTACGAACCTTCATTTAGTTTGTACCTAATGTAACTGCCAGCTTCCTCTTCTTTTCATCATTCTCTTTCCATGTACATTGCTTTAATTTAGATGCCAGACTACATCTCATTTTGGTACTTGTACATATATTAAATTATGGTCTATAGTCTAGAATGCCTATTACTTTGTGCACAATTTCCACttctaatttaattttgatgCTTTTTTCTCGTGTTATATATGATCATATTCATGGATGCTGCAATGATAAAAGTGGTGTCACAAGCATGAGCATTGAAATActactttttttctatttgtcAAATTTCAAATGGGCTTAATTTTGAGCTCAACCATCAAGTCTCTTACAAAGTGTCACATTCATGAATCTTTTActgaattaatttttcttttgttactcaaaaacaataacaagatacccagtgtaatcccacaagtagaGTCTAgaaagggtagagtgtacgcaaaccttacccctaccttgtggaggtagagaggttgtttcagaAATACAAGATAGATTTGGATgctatcttttgttactccaccatttttcaataattttatgtgATTATGCAAAATCTTATTCTAGAttttgtggaggcaaactcttgagtctaaagggttcagggtgagcagaagcaagacagagtatgtggaatgcaagtttaatgacgtgaggcaggagaatgaggtagtagtgaagctggaatcacaggaggtatgtaagagggatagtttcaagtatctcgggtccgtgatctagagtaacggtgagattgacgaggatgtctcgcaccgtattggggcgggatggatgaagtggaagctcgcgtcgggggtgttgtgtgataagaaggtgccgcccaagctgaaaggcaaattctacagggtggtagtccgtccggccatgttgtatggagcgttggccagttaagaactcccacatccaaaaaatgaaggtggcagaaatgcggatgttgcgctggatgtgtgggctgaccaGAGGGGATaaagttcggaatgagactatccgggagaaggttggtgtgactccagtggagtgcaagatgcgggtagcccgattgagatggttcggacacgtgaagaggagaggcatggatgccccggttcataggtgtgagaggctagcgttggatggttttaggcggggtaggggtaggccgaagaagtactggggtaaggtgattaggcgggacatggagtagttacagctcaccgaggacatgaccctagataggaaggtctggaggacgcgaattagggcagaagactagggccggtttggatcgctagtgtagggaattacttggtgggggttttattcttgttatgattccgtgttccatgttttattacgaatctgtgtgctttcctcggttttctaatacttatgggtgccgtatttatgttatgtaatctagttctgtgctgtactatgagtttgtgtggtatctcgtgacttgagccgggggtctatcggaaacagcctttctacttctttagaggtagaggtatggactgcgtacatcttaccccccagaccccactaggtgggaatacactgggtttgttgttgttgttgttgttattctagATAATTTGAGATACACGTGCAACACGTGTCCAAAACTAATTAGTTAAAAACAGTGTCCCATTATTTGGAATAGTTGGTGCAGAGGGTTTAATGAGTACGTTTCTGAAACTCTCAATGGCTAGCACATCATGTGAAAAAGCTATTCCACAATTGCTTTAGAACTCAGTGGCTTCAACAAATTAGCAAAGATAAATTTGACAGGATATTTAAAGTGAGAAGGCGGAAAATTTGACAAATTTGCTAAagggaaaatgaaaataaaacaaaaacaaaaaagcagaagtccaaaaaaaaaaaaagagaaaagaacacCTGCATGCAGACAAGTTTTGAGTCGCCCTTAACTTTAATGTGTTTGAAACCTTTCTCAAGAGCATATCTTAGCCCTAAGATTACGCCTCTGTATTCAGCAACATTGTTAGTTGCCACACCCACACCTTCACGCAACCGGAAAACCTACATAAAAGAATTACAAGTCAAACACCCATAAATTTGTGGTGACAAACCACTCTTTCTATATGGATAGGGAGCATACCATACTTCCATCTGCAGCACGTAACACAGCCCCAGCACCAGCTAGACCAGGATTCCCTTTTGAAGCCCCATCAAACTCAAGAATGCATGAACACTGCATGTAAGGGGACTGAAGGAATCTATTACAAAAATGTTCCTCCGAGCTTCAAGCATAGATCACATAAAGAGCAGCACTTAAAACAAAACAGGACGCTCATCATATTACAAGAGAGTCACGCTAACCTCTTTGGCAAAAATAAGACCAACTTGACTAATCAATGTCTTATCCATGTCAATAAAGACACGCTTATCATGACTTGGAACTGAAGTGCCACAAAATTGATACCCTATACAATGGCTCAAAACATAAGTGCCAGAATAATTATGCATTGTATCTCCAATTCTTAGTGACTCATGACTTGCGACATCAGTTCCTGAGaattatcatatattgctatttATGCTACACACTACCTGTTTTAGAATTTTCTTAACTGTTATTTGCCATGTGTTTGAAGAATTATTTATTGTTGGTTCACTCAACAATTGACGTTGGGTGGTTTTGGTTGTGACAGGCTAACACCATCCACCACCCCCTCCCTAAGAATATCAGCATACAGTTAAAACAAACAGTGAAAATATTTGCACATACATACTGATACAAAAATGAACTTACAGAATATGAAGCAAGTGGAGGAACATCTAGGAAATTGTCTAATTTGGCATGTTTTTGCTGACCAGCAGCTGCAAACGAAGGAGATGCCACCACCTCCAGCTGAATGAAGCAATAAAACAAAGTGAACATCAAAGATACCATGCATAACTTGTCATAATATCAAAACTTCTTCACATGTTGACTCAATTTAAATTTAGAAATATGTTAATTACATCTGGCAAATGCAGCCAGAGATCAACAAACACCAGCAAGACGGAGGAGCAAACAAATTCTCATAAGCCCAATACAAGATTAACTAGAACTTTTGAGTTGAACCAGcaataaaatttgagttttttatgaCCCAAACAGAGTCACTTTTACACAAACGACAAATGCAAACCATAATTTCAATGCTAGAAGCAACTACATCAAGCAAAAAGACTTATCCTCGACATTTATTTCGctactcattttattttttttgagaaagaattTCGCTACTtattctacttaaagaattatcGAAGAAACCACCATCACTAGGCCAGACAATTAGTTTCTTATTCCAAGGAAAGCACAAGCATAATAATAGACAACGTGTACAAAATTTTCATCCCATCATAGTGCAGTAACTGATGATATAGTTACTTTGACGACTGAAGCTAGGTCTAAAGGAAACCATAttggttatgattttcaagaACAACATGCCCCATTTAATCAATGATAAAATAATCTGGATTGAGCATTAAGAGATAAATAACCTGCATCCTCTTTTCCTGAAAATTCTTCCCGAGCACTTTATCTTTCGAAGAGCCTGGTTgctgcaaaaagaaaaaaagaaaaaagttaaaagtCTCCATGCATGGAATGGTCCTTGATGTACAATTATAACTGGAAAAATATGCTTAATGTTTGTTTCTTT comes from Capsicum annuum cultivar UCD-10X-F1 chromosome 2, UCD10Xv1.1, whole genome shotgun sequence and encodes:
- the LOC107860612 gene encoding uncharacterized protein LOC107860612 isoform X1, with the protein product MGDEKDAFYVVRKGDVIGVYKNLSDLQALLRTSVGEPAISVFKGYRLAKESEEYLASHGLKNAMYSMDFSDVRDDLFGTLIPCPFRQPGSSKDKVLGKNFQEKRMQLEVVASPSFAAAGQQKHAKLDNFLDVPPLASYSSPYMQCSCILEFDGASKGNPGLAGAGAVLRAADGSMVFRLREGVGVATNNVAEYRGVILGLRYALEKGFKHIKVKGDSKLVCMQTQGIWKCKNQNMAELSKIVKELKDQFMSFQINHMDRESNTEADAQANLAVYLKNGEIQVECDMIT
- the LOC107860612 gene encoding uncharacterized protein LOC107860612 isoform X2, whose product is MGDEKDAFYVVRKGDVIGVYKNLSDLQALLRTSVGEPAISVFKGYRLAKESEEYLASHGLKNAMYSMDFSDVRDDLFGTLIPCPFRQPGSSKDKVLGKNFQEKRMQLEVVASPSFAAAGQQKHAKLDNFLDVPPLASYSCSCILEFDGASKGNPGLAGAGAVLRAADGSMVFRLREGVGVATNNVAEYRGVILGLRYALEKGFKHIKVKGDSKLVCMQTQGIWKCKNQNMAELSKIVKELKDQFMSFQINHMDRESNTEADAQANLAVYLKNGEIQVECDMIT